The following proteins come from a genomic window of Takifugu rubripes chromosome 11, fTakRub1.2, whole genome shotgun sequence:
- the c15h3orf80 gene encoding uncharacterized membrane protein C3orf80, whose translation MVPRVPGGGGGGATCGTTGTLLSACLLSACQALRSCGEVQCGDGQQCCPPIVAGNGSVSSAVRCCKLPIHIFFDNVGWFTRKLSGILILLLLFAMGYFIQRIICPRPRRHQQHDRSEEPSLFHGHASASQDSLLDRYPEYSVGGFASPNLPAYDEVKYLPTYEESMQEMHRDRSDDNLLLEDERGCPGRTGAGEPRRDVLEGSDPQHSPRTARNSV comes from the coding sequence ATGGTGCCGCGTGTgccgggcggcggcggcggcggcgcgacGTGCGGGACCACCGGCACCCTTCTGTCGGCGTGTTTGCTCTCCGCGTGTCAGGCGCTCCGGAGCTGCGGGGAGGTCCAGTGCGGCGACGGTCAGCAGTGCTGTCCTCCCATCGTCGCCGGGAACGGCAGCGTGAGCTCGGCGGTGCGCTGCTGCAAGCTCCCCATCCACATCTTCTTCGACAACGTCGGCTGGTTTACGCGGAAGCTGTCGGGCATCCTGatcctcttgctcctcttcgCCATGGGATACTTCATCCAGCGGATCATCTGCCCGCGGCCTCGGCGGCACCAGCAGCATGACCGCAGCGAGGAGCCCTCCCTCTTCCACGGCCACGCGTCTGCGTCCCAGGACTCCCTGCTGGACCGGTACCCCGAGTACAGCGTCGGAGGCTTCGCCTCCCCGAACCTGCCCGCCTACGACGAAGTGAAATATCTGCCCACGTACGAGGAGAGCATGCAGGAGATGCACAGGGACCGATCCGACGATAACCTTCTGCTGGAGGACGAGAGGGGCTGTCCGGGCAGGACGGGAGCGGGGGAGCCGAGGCGGGATGTCCTGGAGGGGTCGGACCCGCAGCACAGCCCGAGGACAGCCCGGAACTCTGTCTGA